The Megachile rotundata isolate GNS110a chromosome 3, iyMegRotu1, whole genome shotgun sequence genome includes a window with the following:
- the LOC100879015 gene encoding uncharacterized protein LOC100879015 isoform X1 codes for MPRSVKDSEEEVDVKTAGRKTRLTDVGSADTSLRRSTRIKLVKQNDSSPESNDSSVSNTQTRVTRKRTGTMDNTTATEKQRVLRSRRNSVSSDVSETPEVDATTTATPTKRNRHSIVNDMLNRTGSQRIKRLTRAGSESKSPPLRVTRNTRATSMEPETNAENNLIQRDEHELTRTPVRTRRRTSIIPSEATVLEEKEETLKILMVTLDRTLPNVSETKENDSDESVPNTENTPDTKHQNVNEEEDKDNTSEQCNNLAENPPPKSVESVEKDISTDDKNVTPVNDKNVLEESKNLVASTGTEMNSSQSSIEKMTDDDKNVSEETSTLTDINSSQSFLQKITENDKSVSEESKNLLTSSVTEIDSSQTLSQKIADDDKDVSEETNNVLTSTVIEINSSETFSQKITDDKNVPEENKTVSTPAVTEMDSSIHNSSEPFSQKADQNTSKELGLKIENLLTNSIEKHEDFSNKENLAANIISDEPNIENTGSNTPVQSPKPLSVSNSNKLIKEKCKSPCNLLPRSRHSKSSESMDDSPVKEVDNDVTNNSVVENLTASPNAEDTDNSDMPKLAIESDSLSGTTLNTSPDRNISVKICTDSSSCDSIELIRCTDDVKSPDNSDKLTESNEEATEIQDEELNEIETDATSSVEKITNVNEDSEKDTKQETSINDKDNVKEEVKPGTSDNVQGNDEVNCKNTSSLTSPEKTLITNTDSENKDASEFESINKPNTTSSNTNTVLQPSNDSICPEDSISTNADEDSVTNMVKSSLSSTVAETPTEVTEGKPEKEDLSTRGSSMSKDQPIEKSVEQKSESIQETCTKNQESMDVDDNDSDKNAATLFQDIPANEWKEKNVDIDKNSIHSVSTERLEHETEAECDLVLVDKEAWLAAENIKAEKEAEASDYDSDDTVVLKMQRDSRKGQKIEQMEIDTSADNNKINISKEASTNESNIDNENLTKNTKDSESETPNTDSEAVNQNKSITEKQNKHSTSKHNVSNRKSTEGKDLNESHKTIDTEENLSSDKNNLSESISKKRKSLNKSVREVDETESTEKKSLNKSNKSEEEKETADAELDSGSDIMTSAKKNKKKRSLNISSKKQVACLKESDNDSKESSLPEKRKSKKKKFEKNRSLTRNVIDSDSESNSDDSQNETIELPKFLLGEGSNTDSDNESDKSIDSDIEREYNLDGKDTCKFSDDDVPGDECRASETESSDPDDNGSDLADFVVYDDVEEEEDESEESGNEEENIEINEKEDAVEKETSENEKENYEADVSVDTSVKRKSKLKMSDDLNTSDAKSDNKKQKSKKIDTSQNEKEHSLSDASLSQSLKMKKAKQKRAVSEFIVEDIEQPLNDSYSTFNKGRQKLNKCSTPKSHYLPTTEEADEKTKTASDSKTDTSIDKRKIEDSKAESSFTKLSKQKSKENLVDKHLPSELAELVENVKLSKPLPSKVAELNKTIAVLDSETPTTKYLKKDRLNDTAPVLKLDSKLTKINDDEQNKTLNQLEEESEDVNTEEINTSLKQKLLKVADNILEADRRKKHKKRKQKEENSNPDKLIADDDFHEDTAPQVLIDSENIVSATNTDKNEIIEEVVLNEGEKKKKRKKKKKKQKLTPSDITEQIDENIEPESTKKLVPKKVKKKQEIKLVENVSDTQSENQILEKKKKESTPVWNEEITTQISKKKQKSLSEDITLSGNERTTEKLPKRKKKLSEDVVLEHEVPSRKRKKDWSSNDFSESDNILVEKAAKKKHKLLVEDEKKSKAKSAKATFNDAGSDSDEGPTVVTFAEARDEALKIIKHTADSIKANKEMKKKKRKERMEEMERDKELKNEKQKLRKQEIKAKEIGMQKGIKRLPDDLLENLSDIPVKRMKNISKREGKILPSRTMFNLEDKTEDTYEDDFVPLSSCGATTNFAVANIQKIKKKKKIPGIGSFKQKMLARNSRQPISAYLMCLKKQKVSGNDNFCSKPY; via the exons ATGCCGCGTTCTGTCAAAGATTCAGAAGAAGAGGTAGATGTAAAAACTGCCG gtcGCAAGACTCGTCTTACTGATGTTGGGTCAGCCGACACATCGCTCCGTCGTAGTACCCGAATTAAATTAGTTAAACAAAATGATTCTTCACCCGAATCAAATGATAGTAGTGTGAGTAATACACAAACAAGAGTTACAAGGAAACGAACAGGTACAATGGATAATACTACTGCAACTGAAAAGCAGAGAGTCTTGCGTTCTAGGAGAAATTCTGTATCCTCAGATGTTAGCGAAACCCCAGAAGTTGATGCTACTACTACAGCTACACCAACAAAAAGAAATAGACATAGCATTGTTAATGATATGCTTAATAGGACTGGTAGTCAAAGAAT TAAACGACTTACGAGAGCTGGTTCAGAGTCAAAATCACCACCACTAAGAGTTACACGTAATACAAGAGCTACATCCATGGAACCTGAAACTAATGCAGAAAATAATCTTATACAGAGGGACGAACATGAATTAACACGTACACCTGTTAGGACAAGAAGACGAACATCAATAATACCTTCAGAAGCAACTGTTCTAGAGGAGAAAGAAGaaactctaaaaattctaatGGTGACATTAGACCGTACATTACCTAACGTTagtgaaacaaaagaaaatg attCAGATGAGTCAGTACCAAATACAGAAAATACTCCTGACACAAAACATCAAAATGTAAATGAGGAAGAAGATAAAGATAATACTAGTG AACAATGCAATAATCTTGCAGAAAATCCTCCTCCAAAATCTGTTGAGAGTGTTGAAAAGGATATATCTACTGATGATAAAAATGTAACACCAGTCAATGACAAAAATGTGTTAGAAGAAAGTAAAAACTTAGTTGCATCTACTGGAACAGAAATGAATTCATCTCAATCATCTATAGAAAAGATGACAGATGATGATAAAAATGTGTCAGAAGAAACATCTACATTAACAGATATAAATTCATCTCAATCATTTTTACAAAAGATAACAGAAAATGATAAAAGTGTGTCAGAAGAAAGTAAAAACTTACTTACATCTAGTGTAACAGAAATTGATTCATCTCAAACACTTTCACAAAAAATTGCAGATGATGATAAAGATGTATCAGAAGAAACTAACAATGTACTTACATCTACTGTAATAGAAATTaattcatctgaaacattttcACAAAAGATTACAGATGATAAAAATGTGCCAGAAGAAAATAAAACCGTATCTACACCGGCAGTAACAGAAATGGATTCTTCTATACATAATTCATCTGAACCATTTTCACAAAAGGCTGATCAAAATACATCTAAAGAATTaggattaaaaattgaaaatttattaaccaATTCAATAGAAAAACATGAAGATTTTAGTAATAAGGAGAATCTAGCAGCAAATATTATTAGTGATGAACCAAATATCGAAAATACTGGTTCTAATACACCGGTACAAAGCCCAAAACCTTTATCTGTAAGTAACTCAAACaagttaataaaagaaaaatgtaaatcTCCTTGCAATTTATTACCAAGGAGTCGACATTCAAAATCATCAGAATCAATGGATGATTCTCCTGTAAAGGAAGTTGATAACGATGTAACTAATAATTCGGTAGTAGAAAATTTGACTGCGTCACCAAATGCAGAAGATACAGATAATTCTGATATGCCAAAATTAGCTATAGAATCAGATTCATTAAGTGGAACTACACTTAATACAAGTCCAGATAGGaatatttctgtaaaaataTGTACGGATTCAAGTTCCTGTGACAGTATTGAACTTATAAGGTGTACAGACGATGTGAAATCTCCAGATAATAGTGATAAACTTACAGAAAGTAATGAAGAAGCTACAGAAATACAAGACGAAGAATTGAATGAAATCGAAACGGATGCAACTTCAAGTGTAGAAAAAATTACGAATGTAAATGAAGATTCTGAAAAAGATACTAAACAAGAAACAAGCATCAATGATAAGGATAATGTAAAAGAGGAAGTTAAACCAGGTACATCAGACAATGTACAAGGTAATGATGAAGTGAATTGTAAAAACACTTCATCTCTTACTTCTCCAGAGAAGACATTAATTACGAATACTGATTCAGAGAATAAAGACGCATCTGAGTTTGAAAGTATAAATAAACCAAATACTACTTCTTCTAATACAAATACTGTATTACAACCTTCAAATGATAGTATCTGTCCAGAAGATTCTATATCTACTAACGCAGATGAAGATAGTGTAACTAATATGGTTAAAAGTAGTCTATCTTCTACTGTTGCAGAGACGCCAACCGAAGTTACTGAAGGAAAGCCAGAAAAAGAAGACCTGTCTACGCGCGGCTCTTCAATGTCAAAGGACCAACCTATAGAGAAATCAGTTGAACAGAAATCTGAATCTATTCAAGAAACATGTACTAAGAATCAAGAAAGTATGGACGTTGATGATAATGACTCCGATAAAAATGCAGCAACTTTATTTCAAGATATCCCAGCCAATGAATGGAAGGAGAAGAACGTCGATATTGATAAGAATTCAATTCATTCGGTGTCAACTGAAAGATTGGAACATGAAACGGAAGCTGAATGTGATCTTGTTTTAGTTGATAAGGAAGCATGGTTAGCTGctgaaaatataaaagcagAAAAGGAAGCAGAAGCCTCCGATTATGATTCGGATGATACAGTTGTGTTAAAGATGCAAAGGGATTCTAGGAAAGGACAAAAGATTGAACAAATGGAAATAGATACATCAGCagacaataacaaaataaatatcagtAAAGAAGCATCTACAAATgaaagtaatattgataatgaaaatttaacgaaaaatacGAAAGATTCTGAAAGCGAAACACCAAATACTGATTCTGAAGCTGTAAATCAGAATAAATCAATAACAGAGAAACAGAATAAACATTCTACTTCTAAACATAATGTTTCGAACCGCAAATCAACTGAAGGAAAAGACTTAAATGAATCACATAAAACAATAGATACAGAAGAGAATTTGTCAtcggataaaaataatttgtccgAGAGTATTTCGAAAAAACGAAAATCACTTAACAAGTCTGTTCGAGAAGTAGATGAAACTGAATCCACAGAGAAAAAATCTTTGAATAAATCCAATAAAtctgaagaagaaaaagaaacagcAGATGCTGAACTAGATAGCGGAAGTGACATAATGACATCagctaaaaagaataaaaagaaacgaTCCTTAAATATTTCATCGAAGAAGCAAGTGGCTTGTTTAAAGGAATCTGATAATGATAGTAAAGAATCTAGTCTTCCTGAAAAACggaaaagtaaaaagaaaaagtTCGAAAAAAATCGTTCGCTAACAAGAAACGTTATAGATTCTGACAGTGAAAGTAATTCTGATGATTCACAAAATGAAACAATAGAGCTTCCTAAATTTTTGTTAGGTGAAGGATCTAATACTGACAGTGATAATGAATCTGATAAAAGTATAGACTCAGATATTGAAAGAGAATACAATCTTGATGGTAAAGATACATGTAAGTTTTCTGATGATGATGTTCCTGGAGATGAATGTAGAGCATCAGAAACAGAATCATCAGATCCAGATGATAATGGATCAGATCTTGCAGATTTTGTAGTTTATGATGAcgttgaagaagaagaagacgagagTGAAGAGTCTGGAAACGAGGAAGAAAATATCGAGATAAATGAAAAAGAAGATGCAGTCGAGAAAGAAACAagtgaaaatgaaaaagaaaattatgaaGCGGATGTGTCAGTAGATACTTCTGTTAAAcgtaaaagtaaattaaaaatgtctgaTGATTTGAACACGTCTGACGCCAAAAGCGATAATAAGAAGCAAAAGTCCAAAAAGATAGATACATCTCAAAATGAAAAAGAACACAGTTTGTCTGACGCGTCGCTTTCACAGTCTCTTAAAATGAAGAAAGCAAAACAAAAGCGGGCTGTAAGTGAATTTATAGTTGAAGATATAGAACAACCATTAAATGACTCTTACTCAACGTTTAATAAGGGAAGGCAAAAACTTAATAAATGCAGTACTCCTAAAAGTCATTATTTACCTACGACAGAAGAAGCAGATGAAAAAACTAAAACTGCAAGTGATAGTAAAACAGATACTTCTATTGATAAGAGAAAAATTGAGGATTCAAAAGCAGAAAGCAGTTTTACAAAACTAAGTAAACAAAAAAGTAAAGAAAATCTCGTGGATAAGCACCTTCCATCCGAACTAGCCGAATTAGTAGAAAATGTGAAACTTTCAAAACCACTGCCATCTAAAGTAGcagaattaaataaaacaattgcAGTCCTAGATAGTGAAACACCcacaacaaaatatttgaaaaaagacAGATTAAATGACACTGCGCCAGTATTGAAATTGGATAGTAAgttgacaaaaataaatgaTGATGAACAAAATAAAACGTTAAATCAGCTCGAAGAAGAAAGTGAAGATGTTAATACAGAAGAAATAAATACCTCGTTAAAACAGAAGTTGCTTAAAGTAGCTGACAATATTTTAGAGGCTGATCGCCGGAAAAAACATAAGAAACGGAAGCAAAAAGAAGAAAACAGTAATCCTGATAAATTAATTGCAGACGATGATTTTCATGAAGATACAGCTCCACAAGTTTTAATTGATAGTGAAAATATTGTTTCTGCCACTAATaccgataaaaatgaaataattgaagAAGTAGTTTTGAATGAAggagagaagaaaaagaagaggaagaagaagaagaagaaacaaaaattaacaCCTTCTGATATTACGGAACAAATAGACGAAAATATAGAGCCAGAAAGTACTAAAAAATTAGTACCTAAGAAGGTAAAAAAGAAACAGGAGATAAAATTAGTTGAAAATGTTTCAGAtacacaatcggaaaatcaaatattagaaaagaaaaagaaagaaagtacACCTGTCTGGAATGAAGAGATAACTACACAAATATCTAAGAAAAAACAAAAATCATTGTCAGAAGACATTACTTTATCAGGCAATGAAAGGACGACTGAAAAATTGcctaaaagaaagaaaaaattatcGGAAGATGTTGTTTTGGAACATGAAGTTCCGTCTAGGAAGAGGAAGAAGGATTGGTCATCAAATGATTTTTCAGAAAGTGACAATATTTTAGTCGAAAAAGCAGCAAAGAAGAAGCATAAATTATTAGTAGAAGACGAGAAAAAAAGTAAAGCAAAATCTGCCAAAGCTACATTTAATGATGCAGGATCAGATTCAGATGAAGGTCCAACAGTAGTTACATTTGCTGAAGCTCGAGATGaagcattaaaaattataaagcatACTGCTGATAGTATTAAAGCTaacaaagaaatgaaaaagaaaaaacgaaaagaaagaaTGGAAGAAATGGAACGTGACAAAGAACTTaagaatgaaaaacaaaaattaagaaaacaagAAATAAAAGCTAAAGAAATAGGTATGCAGAAGGGTATTAAACGGCTTCCTGATGATCTGCTTGAAAATCTTTCGGACATTCCAGTAAAAAGAATGAAGAATATATCAAAGAGAGAAGGAAAAATATTACCATCTCGTACAATGTTCAATTTAGAGGATAAGACAGAGGATACGTATGAAGATGATTTCGTGCCATTAAGTTCCTGTGGAGCTACAACAAATTTCGCTGttgcaaatattcaaaaaattaaaaagaagaaaaaaattccAGGCATAGGTTCTTTTAAGCAAAAAATGCTTGCTAGAAATTCACGACAACCTATTTCTGCATATTTAATGTGTTTAAAGAAACAAAAAGTATCAGGTAACGATAATTTCTGTAGTAAaccatattaa